A window of the Bacteroidales bacterium genome harbors these coding sequences:
- a CDS encoding prolyl-tRNA synthetase associated domain-containing protein, whose protein sequence is MNGDPRLYEILNQLNIGFTYHEHPPAPTIEEAKKYWKDLAATHCKNIFFRNHKGNRHYLVILEHTHALDIHDLEKRLKQGKLSFASDERMKKHLGLTPGSVTPFGLINDQDHHVHTFLDRNLLQSDTISFHPCLNTASIIVKTVDFIRFLEWTGNTFEFTELYDD, encoded by the coding sequence ATGAATGGAGACCCGAGACTTTATGAAATACTGAATCAACTCAACATTGGGTTTACTTATCATGAACATCCCCCTGCTCCTACCATTGAAGAAGCAAAGAAATACTGGAAAGATCTTGCTGCAACACATTGTAAAAATATCTTCTTCCGCAATCATAAAGGAAACCGGCATTACCTGGTGATACTGGAGCATACACATGCGCTGGATATCCATGATCTTGAAAAAAGATTGAAGCAAGGAAAACTTAGTTTTGCTTCGGATGAAAGAATGAAAAAGCACCTTGGATTAACCCCTGGATCTGTCACTCCTTTTGGACTCATCAATGATCAGGATCATCATGTGCATACATTCCTTGATAGAAACCTGCTTCAGTCTGATACCATCAGCTTTCACCCATGTTTGAATACTGCCTCTATTATTGTGAAAACAGTAGATTTTATCCGATTCCTTGAATGGACTGGTAACACCTTTGAATTCACTGAGTTATACGACGATTAA
- a CDS encoding tRNA threonylcarbamoyladenosine dehydratase, translating into MTTSIWQTRTELLIGKDNLSLLRDKHVLVAGLGGVGAIAAEQLCRAGIGSLTIVDGDTIHPSNRNRQLPAMTSTEGREKAKVMQERLLDINPGLKLNVINEYIKDERLVEVMEMGYDYVVDAIDTLSPKVYLLFHAHRLGFPTVSSMGAGGKLDPGQVMVADLDNSYNCKLAYYMRKRLHKLGIRQGIKVVFSPEVVSRRSIQLSEGELNKKSTVGTISYMPAVFGCFCASVVIRDLIDIVV; encoded by the coding sequence ATGACAACCTCTATTTGGCAGACACGTACTGAACTATTAATTGGCAAGGATAACCTTTCGTTATTGAGGGATAAGCACGTACTTGTGGCTGGATTAGGCGGAGTTGGTGCCATTGCAGCTGAACAATTATGCAGGGCTGGTATCGGAAGTCTTACTATAGTTGATGGGGATACTATTCATCCCTCGAACCGGAATCGGCAACTTCCCGCAATGACTTCAACAGAAGGCAGGGAAAAAGCGAAAGTGATGCAGGAAAGGCTCCTGGATATCAACCCAGGGCTAAAATTGAACGTAATCAATGAGTATATCAAAGATGAGCGGTTAGTAGAAGTTATGGAGATGGGATATGATTATGTAGTTGACGCCATCGATACACTTTCTCCCAAAGTTTATCTTCTATTTCATGCCCATCGGCTTGGCTTCCCAACAGTTAGTTCAATGGGAGCCGGTGGGAAACTGGATCCCGGACAAGTGATGGTAGCCGATCTTGACAATTCCTATAACTGCAAATTGGCCTACTATATGCGTAAACGTCTTCATAAACTGGGCATCAGGCAAGGAATTAAAGTTGTTTTCTCCCCTGAAGTAGTTTCCAGGAGATCTATCCAGCTTTCGGAAGGCGAATTAAATAAAAAATCTACTGTAGGAACAATCTCCTATATGCCGGCTGTCTTTGGTTGTTTCTGCGCCAGTGTGGTAATAAGGGACCTGATCGACATAGTGGTCTGA
- a CDS encoding TatD family hydrolase, with amino-acid sequence MLLPGIDQYIDIHTHISWNYPHIFSIKSLVKPGEPETFRSINKPVSVGLHPWFINEMTDEDSLKLVAEASTSSQVLAVGECGFDLKKEIPIAHQEKVFLAQLMIAEQAQKPLIIHCVRAYHKVLELISLKKTTVPWIIHGFNHNEQIAGELVRQGAYLSVGADFLKVNSNIRKSIKSIPLDHLFLETDEWQQPVWKLYAEVAKVRHIQEKALKTQIFENFMTCFDKSRSGISK; translated from the coding sequence ATGCTTCTTCCCGGTATTGATCAATATATTGACATCCATACCCATATCTCTTGGAATTACCCTCATATCTTCAGCATTAAAAGTCTCGTTAAACCAGGGGAACCGGAAACCTTCCGTTCCATAAATAAACCTGTTTCCGTTGGCTTACATCCATGGTTTATCAATGAAATGACTGATGAAGACAGTCTGAAACTGGTCGCAGAAGCTTCAACCTCCTCACAAGTTCTTGCAGTGGGGGAATGTGGTTTCGACTTAAAAAAGGAAATCCCAATTGCTCATCAGGAGAAAGTTTTCCTTGCACAACTCATGATCGCTGAACAAGCGCAAAAGCCTTTGATAATCCATTGTGTACGAGCCTACCATAAAGTTCTGGAACTTATAAGCCTAAAAAAAACTACCGTCCCCTGGATTATTCATGGTTTTAATCATAATGAACAAATAGCCGGGGAACTGGTCCGGCAGGGAGCTTATCTTTCTGTAGGAGCTGACTTCCTTAAAGTGAATTCCAATATCCGGAAATCCATAAAATCCATACCATTAGACCACTTGTTTCTGGAAACAGATGAATGGCAGCAACCTGTATGGAAGTTATATGCTGAAGTTGCCAAAGTCCGCCATATTCAGGAGAAGGCTCTTAAAACCCAGATTTTCGAGAATTTCATGACTTGCTTTGATAAAAGCAGGTCTGGAATATCAAAATAA
- the rsgA gene encoding ribosome small subunit-dependent GTPase A produces the protein MRLEDLGYNEQLEKFRIDNNLENFVIGRVIEEHKERYIIKTTSGEYEAEITGNKRFTAKSREDFPAVGDWVALITYDSGFAIIHEIFPRFSVIKRQAVGQFGEIQIIATNIDAAFLVQAVDRDFNINRLERYLTICNSSKVSPIIILSKIDLIDEQQLADIISKIKSRVQDIPVIELSNESQNGYDKINAIIKKGKTYCMLGSSGVGKSTLSNNLSGKTIMRTDTISVSTNKGRHVTSHRELIVLENGGILVDNPGMREVGIADSESGLEITFDKIIGLSSDCKYKDCTHTNETGCSVIEAVQKGEIDEASYENYLRMEKEKEYFESSAEKRRKKEKTFGKIMKNYKKDMKKNNF, from the coding sequence ATGAGATTAGAAGACCTTGGATATAATGAGCAACTTGAGAAATTCAGGATTGACAATAACCTCGAAAACTTCGTGATTGGTAGGGTAATTGAAGAACATAAAGAACGATATATTATTAAAACCACATCAGGTGAGTACGAAGCAGAGATAACCGGCAATAAACGTTTTACTGCAAAAAGCCGTGAAGACTTCCCTGCAGTAGGTGATTGGGTTGCCCTAATAACTTATGACTCCGGTTTTGCAATCATACATGAAATATTCCCAAGGTTCTCGGTTATCAAAAGGCAGGCCGTTGGACAATTTGGAGAAATACAGATCATTGCAACGAATATTGATGCAGCATTCCTGGTTCAGGCCGTTGACAGGGACTTTAACATCAACCGCCTTGAAAGATATCTTACCATCTGTAACTCATCAAAAGTAAGTCCTATCATCATACTTAGTAAGATCGATTTAATAGATGAACAGCAACTCGCTGATATTATCTCAAAAATCAAAAGCCGTGTTCAGGATATCCCGGTTATTGAGTTAAGTAATGAATCGCAAAACGGATACGATAAAATAAATGCAATCATCAAAAAAGGAAAAACTTATTGTATGCTTGGTTCTTCCGGTGTTGGTAAATCGACCCTGTCAAATAACCTCTCAGGGAAAACCATCATGCGAACCGACACTATCAGCGTAAGTACAAATAAAGGCAGACATGTCACCAGTCACAGAGAGTTAATAGTGCTTGAGAATGGAGGTATTTTAGTTGATAATCCCGGAATGAGAGAGGTCGGCATTGCTGATTCAGAAAGTGGGCTAGAAATCACTTTCGATAAAATTATCGGGCTTTCATCGGATTGTAAGTATAAAGATTGTACACATACAAATGAAACAGGTTGTTCTGTTATAGAAGCGGTTCAAAAAGGAGAAATTGATGAAGCTTCCTATGAGAATTACCTGAGAATGGAAAAGGAGAAAGAATACTTTGAGTCAAGTGCTGAAAAGCGGCGAAAAAAGGAAAAAACTTTTGGGAAAATAATGAAGAATTATAAAAAAGATATGAAGAAGAATAACTTCTGA